The sequence AATATGTTTACAATATTCACATACCCTATACAGGAAGACAAATGGGGCGAAATCGTGGTAGTTATCTAGGAGCCAGCTTGCTTAGGCAACTCTTCGCCTGGTGGCTGCTGTTGCCCTCAGTCTACAACTCTCCTCTAAAGAAACTGGACACTCATACGGCACTGTTTGCGCCCTCACGTAGGAGTCTCATTTCGTTCAGTGAAACCGACCCTCTAACCTACAAACGATTTTGGCGGCGGCTCCCATCGGTCAATCGGTCAACTCGCTCGTACCGGGAACACCGAGGACGTTGGCCTTTGGAGGCATATTCGCGCCTTTCCTCTTTTCATTGGTGATCCCAAACTGGGCAGGTAGCCACTTTGTAGTACTGTTCGGTGAACAGTACGAAAGGGGGACCCACTGGCTTCAAATCTATGCGTGCTTCGAACGACGCCGTCGCGTCGTTAAGATGGCTGTAAGGACTGTCGAGAACCTCGTACAGCAACGTCATCGCGGAACTTGTCGGACGTAGGGCTGGTGGTAGAAATATTCGCACGACAGGTCGTGTGGTTTCGGCTTAAATTTGTCCCCGTTAACAGCGTACATTCCTCGAAAACGCAGATGCTCGTCAACCAAGCGGTCCGGTTCGTCAACGGCTCCTTGGAAAAAACAGACGCCCTGGCCTTCGAGACCTTGCACAACTGCCTGTCGGTGCAATCATCACTGCGCGTTAACTTCAACATATCCGACGAGGCGGCGCTGGGGAAGATCGCCGAGGCACGCGAGCGGCTCGCTTTCAACTACTTCACCCTCGCGGGCGTCGTCAAGGACAAGATAGTGTGCCGCCCACATCGCAAAGGGAAGACTACGTTCGACAAGCTCGGCAAAGACATGCAGGCGCGCATCTGCTCCTACCTATGCCTGAATGATGTCATGGACATCTGAAATGAGCTTTTTCGGGGAGGACGCGCTCGTGCTTCTGACAATGACGTCACCGTGCGTCAGCACAAAAATAATCATTGATGTGATCACCACTTTACCAAAGCATTTGCACAATATGACTACAGCTACCCGTAACTTCTTCGCGTTTTATTAAGTACCACTTGCATGATGTAGCTTTATCTCTTAGTTCTTTAGAGAAATATAATCATCTCGTGTGTCATTGTATCATCTTTGCCAAATCTCCACTCGAGTCATTTCCTGAGCAGCATTTCACTTTCGCGAGTCCCGCTTGCGAATTATACGCTCAGCATCTGTTATTGAACGGCGACACCATTGCTTTCCATCGCGATTCGGCACAAGTCACGCACTCTGTACTGAGTATACATTTTTCACTTCTTCAAAACTTTTGAAATACGacactttctttctcttcccGAATCTCCTGGTACTTTTTAGATGTCATAGATTTTATTTTTTAGCCGCACATTGACAGCTGCACAATTTTCATGTGCATGTTAGGACTCTCGCTTACTTACAGTGTTCAGGTCTTTTTTAAGGTGATGCAGCAAGCACGCGACTGAGATTTTTGATGTGCCACTCAATCGCTTGCAAATCCGTTGCTGTGTAATAGTATCTGCTCTCGACCGTAACTGATGGCATCTATTTCAACGCTTGTAACTTGCAGTGTCTTCTGTTTCATCGAACGTAGATCGATGTGTGGTTCACTGATGTCGGTGCCATTTCGCAGGAAAGCAATACAAAGATACGAGAACTTTCTCTTGTGTACCGCATAGAAGGCCATGTTTTAGAGAGTGCATTGAGAAGATGGATTGTTTTAAATACTTAAAAGTTGCTGTAAAGCACACGATGCAGTAAAACTCGTTCATTGAAAATGTGTGTTCAAAGGGCAATCGCAAGCTGTAcaaatttctaaagaaaaatcaATATGGGACACGGAGCGTGAAATTAATAGAGAATGAATTCTTTTCTTACGTCCAGTCTTGGAACATGACAGTATGGAGTGGACTACTCGTGATCACGTTTTGAAaactaaaatagaaaaaatacactGGTGCACCACATTAAGGGCTGTAGATACAGGCGCACGTAGTACAATACGACCATGTTCAGATCATGTAATCAAGGGTCACGGGATGAGCGCAGATATAAGAACCCGCTACAGTTTCCTTTTAaactttcaaaaagaaaaagcgccAGACTAAATAAAGATTGTATTTACAACCTCCACGAACAAAATGTCCCGCTAAAACCGCAGCAGTTCCATTTAGCTTTGCCTAACACGCATTGACGTATTTCGTTTCCCTTTTTTTCCCAATGCAATAGAAATTAGAAATAgtttgaaataaagaaacgtaGGTCTACACTAGTATATTCTCAGTTCACCTATCAGCATTTTGTTCTGTTAAACCCTCATTGGCTATCGGTGAATTCAAACACAATGTATGAAGTATCAACGCTTTGGAAATATGCTCTCTCTAATGACCTTGCAAATTTGGTTGTCCTGTAAATGAATACGAAAAAAATTGTAATAAATATATGAATGGGTAAATAAATAGATGCCAGAAGTGGTGTTTCGTTGGATCTTGTTTCGGTGTCTTGTGTTCGCACGACAGTTGCGCGCTTCCTTTTTCTGGTTGATTTGTATATGATGTGCTTATGTGCCTGCTGTTATGACCAACATGTTTAACTTGATGGAGTATATTTTTTTTGTAATTAAGTGCGCACTTGCGGCAACTCGTTAACAGATCGCTGTAGGACTGCGTCTCTAAAGCAGTGTGCGTAGAAAACTCGGTCCAACGGACACCCGACTGCTTTCTGTCACTCTTCCTTTCAGAACTGAAGCTTTTCTTTTACGAACCTCTCTGCGTTTCATCGCCATGGCCGAGCGGCGTGGCTGTTCTCCTGCACAATAGTCcgaccaatcacagcggagtacgCGCGCTGCTGGTTCCTGCACTAcaaccaccagatggcgctcgtctccgCACATCCGcaaagtgccttgctatttgaggcttcagctggttgcctaaggacgtAACCAAGCAGGAACAAATATTTGCAACAATATCGGGCATTTTCTCGGTTTTTCTTGTGCATGATAGGCGGGGGATCAAGAAATGTTTTCGTTTGGTATGAATCGCAGTACAGGCGTGTCCAGGTTATGACTATAATCACACGGCGTTGTGAAACGCGAGGAATCCCAGGCTTGACGACATTCTCAAATTCAAGAGAAACGTGTGCGTTAGCTAAACATAAATGCTCGCAGCGTCATTAAAGAAACACTCGTCTGAAATAGCTTTATTCCAGCGCGACCCTCACTTTACTGTAACAACGGAAACTTGGCATCGCAATGAAATAAATGACGACGAAGGTTTTCCTCCTTCATATCAAGTTTTTCGAAAGGACAGGTCTTCTAAAGGAGGTGGTGTGGTTGTGCTTATAAATATCGAACAGATGCTTTCATTTTCGGCGATGTTGCTGACTTTGAATGGTTGTGCCTAAAAAATACATGTTTGGGTTATACCTTTGTTCTTTATGCAATCTACGGGCCTCCTGAGTCTCCACTTAAGTATTTAAAGCAGTAACTTAGCGCCAATATAAACGCGGAAACACGGAAACAAGGCGGACAAGCATTTTtccttgtccacctttcttgtttccgtgtttttattcgcgctaagttactacttcaaatatgcgCGACCAACTAGCTCAACAATCAACTCTTCCACATAACCACTTAAGCGAAATCCAGATACACATGTCAATATTCCAAAATAGCAGAATTCACCTAAATAGTGATTTTAATATACCTGGCGTCAACTGGAAGCCAACGCAAACATGTTCGCATCATAGCCAAAGCATCGGTGTCATATTTGATCTAATATTAACGCATGATTTGATACAAAGTGTTGATTAGCCAACACGTATACGTGGTTCGATCAGTTCTGTTTTAGATCTGGTATTCATAAATCGTGATATCGCTGAATATTCTGGGTACGTTGAGCAGGGGCTCTGTGATAATTATATAGAGGGTATGTCCTTTCTCCTTTTATCACTTAAGAAATGCCACAATTCCTCGATTAAATCTGTTAAAGATTACTCGCATTCCAATGATGCCTGTACAGTATAATATATGGAAAGCTGTCCGACTGAATTCGATTACAAAGGCGCTTGCGTCCTATGGGAGCATTTTAAGCTCAAGTATCATTACTGCATTGaaaactggtatttgagattagagaactcattcataccttaactgagaaaggacaccacgtggcatttcagtggcttccaagtaaCTGCGGAGTCATAGAGAatgaacacgctgataacgctgctcggtcggctcttcaaggggacgaagaggagccgataccgttatcaaggacagatgccgctcgaaaacttcgaatgatcagccgtaacatcacgttctccttgtggaacgctggaagttttcacgactaccgactccacaatcttgactcctctctacgcctttgtattccagctggactctgccgtcgcgaagctaccctgctttgtcgactatggctaggggtggctttcaccaaatctttcgcttacccaattggatgggccgacgacgcctcgtgtgaggactgtggtaacgagcagacttttcaacaccttctttgtgactgtcctcgatataatttacagatacaatcactcgcaaccgcgatagcgcgctttgaccaaagacctctcacagaggaacttattttaaaataccaccatcataagccatcgcagcagagggcgacgagggcactgttacggtttttgagggcgacagaattggacaggtggctatagcctgaacagatgttgattgtgctgcaagtgtcactgtgctgtgcgatgacagtattcggtgacagtgaacgattgtgattgtgtgtctatgctccttcctttccttatctctactttgttaccactttacctccccctcccctctctccccagcgtagggtagccaaccggatcttattctctggttaacctccctgcctttcccctttcctctctctctcttgcgccgAACAAGCGAAAGAAAGTTAACAGACACCATGGATGACATGTAATATAGTGCGTCACGAGCGCAAAATAGAAAGATTAGAAAAACAGCGAATGCTACCGGGACTAATCAAGATATTACAGAAGATTCATGCACATTCAGCACGTGATTACAAAAACCACCATTTCAGCACGTCTTTGCCAATCTTTATAAAGAATGCACCAGAAAATTCTAGAATTCCATAAGTTCAAAAAAGCCCATTATTCTCGGATATTAGATAACGGTTCCATAATCGCTGACCAGAGAGCCATTGCGCGTAATTTGATTACCTATATTCAAAGCGCCTTCTCAAATTCCAATACATGCAGCCCTACAGCCGCACAGTTTCATGATGCAGACGGAAATTTTGCTTCTTATTCCTGGGTATTTTCACTATTACTGAACTTAAAAAAGAAATCTGGGTACGACAACATTCCGACCACTTTTCTACGACGTTATCCATGATCAGTTACATATGAAGTTTTCGTGCGCGGTCTTTCATCCTTATTGCCAGGTGACTGGAACACTGCCCGAATCGTTCCTGTACCTAAGCAAGGTGATCGTTTGCTGTTAACTATCGCCCAACTTCCGTAACTTCATCACGCTGTATGAATTCTTAAATGGCACTCTAGTCGATCCGAATTTCAGCATGGTTTTCAAAAAGGGTATTCAGCAGTAACCCAAGTAATAACAATCGTTTATTCGCTCGCCCTTACCCTAGACCGTAATGGCAAAGTTGAACTCATATTCTTAGACTTTAGTAAAGCTTTTCATAACGTCTCTCATAAATTATTTTAAAGCTAAAAAGCTATTGGCCTTCCTGAGATATTAGTTATCTGGATTTCACACTATTTACCTAACCGTAAGCAATATGTTTAACTTGATGGAAAAAGAGTCGGACGGTCCTGCAGTCACTTCAGGTCTTCCTCAAGGGAGTGTACTAGGCCTTTTATTATTTCTTggttatattaatgacattgttgaCACAGTTATTTCTGGCATAGAGATTTGTTTGCTGGCGGATGATTACGCGCTGTATCGTGACTTTACTCGTTCTAATAACCAGAATGACCTAGATAACTCTTTAACTAAAATCCTAGCATGGCGCCAGGAATAGGGTATGGTTCCAAACAAAGATAAAACAAACTTCCTTAGCGTATCACCCGAAACATTATTTTCGATCACAGGTATCACCTTGGACAATCACTGTTACATGAAATCTCCAGGTTTAAATACTTAGGTGCAACAATAACTAGCAATTTCTCCTGGTACTCACACGTGAAAGATATCATCTCATCCGCCTTTCGCAAACTGTCTTTTACGGAATAAACTTTCGAAAGCCCCCGCTCAGGTTAAGCTGCTCGCTTATATTTCACTAATCAGGCCTAAGCTCGAGTATGCATGGGTGGTGTGTGATCCATATACTATAGCCAATACTAAAAAAAACTTCAAAACATTCAAAGCAAAGCCGTAaggtttatttattaaaaattttcACCCTTCAATTCACCGTTTGAGCTAAAGAAAAATAACAGAATCGTGCCCcttgaaagaagaagaaaaatatattGGCCGAGAATGTCTTTTCTTGCTAATAAATAACAAATTGGCGCTTCATCCTGCACCCTATGTATCGATTCTAACTACAAGCCGCACGCGGCACCATCAACCAGGTTCACTAACCCCTTACTTTGATGGCACTGACAAAGTCAAATTTTGTTTTTCTCGCGTACCTTTGAGTGGAATTCACCGACACAATAACTGGCAACGCATTGTGGTGCTGCGTGTGTATTTTAGTTGCTTTTACTTGCTACCTTCGAACCTGTGTTATCAGTTTGTGTATTTCATATGCTTGGGTCTTTAACATGATCCTCAGTGTGAAATAAATGTGTATGATGCATCAAAAAagcggagaccactcagcacatcctaatggagtGCGAATGAAATAACCAAATGAGATCTGTAGGTAACGCACACCTTACAGAAGCGCTTGGTCAGAAGTCGAGATGAGCAAGAGATGTCTACAGTATTGGTGGAAATAAAGCAAAGAAGAGATGTTGTGACCGGATACCTTAATCTAGGCagaggtagcggtacaaggtagatataggagttttgaggaagagaaaaaagattaaaGAGATGAAAACGAAAATTATAGAATCAAAAGTATGTATAGCAAACCTAAGTAACTCAAGCAGCCTAGGTGAATATTTGGGACCGCGCTGCTTCAAaagagatgccaataaatcatcaccgTGACCGTGGCGACCCCGGCCGTAGGAGCAAGGAAAAatgaaccagaaagctcgccttcccgCTTCCGCGCCGGCACGGTAATGAAGTAAACGCTTCTCGCGGATTGAACGGATTCTAATTGTCCTGCGTGCGCATGCGCATGTTTGCCTGTGAAACCATGAGGAATTCAAGCCGCCCGTCGTAGTCGCTAGTAGTGGTCGACTCggcttaacaaaaggctcggtattatttgtgtgcgcgcgtgagTGTACTCGTGCTTCGGCTCTTCATGCACTCACAAATGTTCGCTGTACGTAGATTGCAGCACGTTGGATCTGTCGCACTTTTTGACACGCTGCTAGGTGACGAAGCGTATCCCGTGGGCACATTCGACCATCGCAAAACTGAGCTCCAGTCACTTAGTTGCCAGCAGCAGCAAAAGCCTTCGGCAAAATGTCGCCAAAACGTGCCGTCAGCTTGGCGGCGTTCCAGGCGCGAAAAAAGAGTGAATAAAGTAACAGGCGCGTCGTCATTAAGCCGCGAAAACTGCTGCAGAACGGGAGAGTATATCGTGTCTGCAGCCATGGGACACGAAAAGATGGTTGAGCAATATAACCATAGGCGGCAAAAATTTGCGTAGGTGCCATGATGActagtgtgtgtatgtgtgataTGCTTGCGTGTCTGTGTGTCCGCGTTCAGTTACACGTGTACAGAGAGACCAAATACTAAAGCAACGGGTTCCATGTAAACAAATACAGGCCTCAACGAAAATCCGAATCTAAAAGTTGTCTTATGTGCGTAATCATCTACGAAAGCTTTGCGGAACAGCGATTCTCACGGCTGCATGGGAGTCCGCTGCAATTTTTTAGATGTAATTGTGGCGGTGATAGCGGTTATGGTTGGGTTGGTGATGGCGATTATGTTGATACTACAAGCGGGGTTAGCCTGGTGAACCTGGCAGGCGATTGCTCAACCTGAGCGTCTCTTTCCCTGACAAATATATCGCCAATTGTCGTTCAGTCCTACCTTTCGCAGGAATGAAGGAATAATGCGCGACCTTTCCTAGCGCACTATTCGCGGTTCTAACGCTAAGGTCGGTTAACGTAAGGTTAACGGACCTACGCGTTCAGAAGGAAACCCACTTTTTCCCATGCAGTCCAGCAGCCTCTCCCTTTCAGGAGAAAAGCCCTCGTGGAACCAGATCAAACGGTCTAGCTGCCCACATCACTGCATTCATGGTCGTTTGCGTGATTCATGGTGCCTCATTCATGTCAGCGTCTGTGTTACCGTGCGGAAAAACCCAAGCCACGAGAAAGGaaaaattgcttgtcgggctgcggattcgaaccacccaGCTTCGGGTTGCGAcaccaccacgctaaccgattcagccactgagggtatttctctttctttcatgctatttattacagtagcactGAACCCGACCGTCACCTGTCGTGCTTAGTCggagaatggagggcacaatgaaagtcacacacagaaaaggcagcgttcatactgtgggtggaaatgttggtttcactttagaagggtgatAAGTATGGGCACTTCACCAAAATGAGGTACCAGTCTGGTTGCACagtctccgggatcagcccacctTTCTATGGGCGCATCGCGCACGCGGGCACgagaaatcccgaccaactagaatctatcagcttcgctgtaaaaagaaaattgacacggACTCTTAGCAAAGGAGGCCCTAAGAGCCAGTTTACGGTTCTTTTGCACTTGCTACTTATAAAGTACTGGCAGGGCATGCCTAGGGCGCGCATCGGGCAAGCTCCTGGTATCAGACGGactagcgctgcgctctgccggCATCTTTGCGACACTACCTGTCGGCTGAAAATGATAAAAGAATGGCAATAAATTTCTCGAAACAGTGCGCAAGGCCCGGCGCCACACGCTTATGTTTTAAAGCTTGCAATATTTAATTTAAATTTTATATTTCATGAACAAGCAGAAGCGTGCAATTCTTGGTCACCCTCTCATCTGGTGGCCTTGCCCTCCCTTCTTTCACATCTGGCTTGGGAGCGGATGACAGTGACGCAAGCGGAGAAGTGAATCATTTGGTTTACGAACAGTTATAAGATTCTGCCTCAGTTCATGTGCGCGCCACAGCGGGGCGCCAGTGTCGACGTCGGCGTGGCGGCGCCGTCAGCGGAAGCAGCCATTCGTACATTCGTGCGCGCTGTCTTGAACACATTGGCGGTTCAATATCATTATAAACAAGGCGCAAAAACGATAATCCGAAATATTTCTCATAACTCAGTTGAATGATATTACACAATACTTCCGGCTAAATCTGCCCGATTACATTGTGCAGACGCCGAGCTGGCACTGGTCTGTGTAGAAGGATCGatatttgggccagttggtactggttgaacatcttcaaGGGGCAGCGCagaacgacgaagacagaagCCAGGAACAGCGCTGGTCAAttagccttgctgctgccgtgattcctcacACCAGAATTGCGATAGCGAGTTCCTGCGCTTATCGAGCGAAATGTGTTCTTGTTTACcagtgtgcgcgtgacaccgtgctagttaatttacaataaaaataggaACAGCGCCatacaggacgagcgagtaaagagcacaggacagagtacTCTGTCCTGTGCTGTTTAGTCGCTCGTCCTATGttgcgctgtttctgtttttattctaaagattaaccaaccagccccattgagcACAATGCTaatggttaatttagttaaaacacgttggcgggctagttggttaaaatccacgatagaatgtgtaagcgcgattgaacatggacgtagaaagaagcagacacacaaagacagcgctgcctCTTTGTCTGTTTCTTCCCACGTCCTCATTCAGTCACGCCTACGTATTCTGTcattgtcaatttagttagtaagcgaatcatGACAatattatacggccgataaaactgtcatccttacttcgtgcagctatctactaatttgctatcgcaatcagtgcttggCCTTTCGCGCGGAACTGCGGTGATTTTATTTGTAATCGTGTGCGGTCGCCTAGCTCCGCGCCGCCCTTGACCAGCCACCCAAAGCATCCATAAAACGCGCCGCTCAGCTATGTCGCCGAATTTGCTCCCGACGTCAACTACCCACCTTCCGTAATTAACTACCTGCCGTTCGCCGCCTCCTCGCCATCGCTAATCGTTGCAGTCCACGAGGCAAGGGCTGAGCAGCTTTCAAATCTGAAAGACCTCAACGCAGTCCCTCGAACGAAATCGTAGTGTTGAAGCTGCTCAgtcatctgcactcgtggacacAGGAACGGCCGTATGTGTTATGGACGCCAAGCTTTGCCGTATATTTCGGAAAGTTACGACACCCTTTTCTGGGCTGTCACTCCGCACAGCCAGTGCTCAGAATAGCCACCCCTTAACGGCTTGCACTGGTCGTGTTGTCATTGTCAACTTTCTATACGTCATAGCATTCATAATTCTTTCCTCTTGCAACCATAACGGTATCCTCGGTTGGGACTTTTTCACTACAATGCCGTTATCcattgcgcacgggccgaaaTAGCTGCTGCTGTTATATTTGCCGCTCACCGAGATTTGTTTGCTTTCGAGGAACCTACTTCCCTAAGCCAACTCCCACGTTCACAGAACGCGTCAACGGTAGTGCCAATgtattgcagcgcaatctcggacACTGTCGCATTACTATCTCCATGTGAGCTTTTTCTCACTCGGAAAGACCTGGTACTACGTTTTGTGGCAGTGGCCATCACACAGGGTGCCAGCACCACTTCCCTTTGCAACCTGTTCCcataccctgtgatgctgctCCGAAAGGAATGTCTTGCCAATGTAAAAGCCATCGAGGACGTGCTGGATGTGCCCGATGACCATTGCTGTACTTGCTCCACTGCGCTCAGTGCTGTTTCTACGTGTGACCTATTGTCCAATCATGTGTTCGGTTATTCTATTGCCGACCACCTTACACCGGTCCAGCGACTCAGCTTTTGTGACCCTTAAAAGAatttcattcttctttcgataTAGGGCAATCTTCACTGGGCCAGATGTCAACTGTCACTCATTCGACCAAGAAATTGAAGCTCTTGAAGAGCTTCAACTTTTTTATTAGCGTTGCCTTTTATGTATAAGGGGATTACCGCGTTATGACATCTTGTGCCTTGCGCATGTTCGACATGGATTTAGGGGACGTTCTTTTCAAGAATCGTTAGTCCAGCCACCTTTATGTGCCTTTGTCTACGTCGGCCTCTCGATTGTTTTCCCCTCTTTCAAGTTTCCTGGCATTCACCTAGTATAaccacgtaccaactagcccaacaagccactcttatGCATTCTTTAAGATGCACGGGGTCGGTATACTGTTATAAAGATATCGCATCGCTGTCGGTGTTGCGCTTACTGATGCTTACCTCGATAAAAACGAAAGCGGTGGTGACGTCAGGGATTACGCCCACCACGCTGCGCCACCATCTTTCGTCATCCAATATGCACGCACAGAAGTGAATGCCCTCAACCACCAGATATCATGCCGCGTGGGTGCAGATGTTAAAGGCATTCAAGAGAGTCACGTTGCAGAACGGCGGTGCATCGTTGAGCAGCGAAGGTAAGCCTTGTCCTTTTCACCCTACTCAAAGAGAAGCCAGCAGCACGGAACCAGTGTGTCGACAAACGGAAGATTATATTTCCCCTTTCGGACTGGTTTGGATCGCATTTCAGCGCGAAAAAACATCGGCAAGCTTAAGGCAAACTATGAAGATAGCACCTGTGGGGACTGGTTATCCTGTACTTGGTTTTCGCCTTTACATTTTCCTACTTTAGCGTGTTTGTTTCGAAGAATATTCCGTCAACTAGCCTACGTGAGCTCTATTACTTATGCGGTGCTTTCGGGGTACCTTGTGTGTAGTCTAGTGTTCGTTTCAATAATTTCGCCAATGGCTACAGCCGCAAACGTAGCCCATTGCATACAAGGACAAGCGAGAAAGCATGGCAGTGCTGATAGGAATGTTGATGCAGGCGCATTTACCCTAGCAGACGTGGCGCGCAATTTCTAAGCCTGAGCGTCTCCTTGAGCGTCAGTTCTGTCACCACTGGTCAATCAGTGCAGTGTCTTGTAGGAAAGCGCTACATCCTTAGAGCTAGCCTAATATCCCTGTCTTGTGAGGCACCACTTTTTTTCGTTACATTACAGGTCATGGCTGCATCATCGGACGCTCTCCGCAACCTCATCTATATGGACTACATGGCGTTACTCCAGAGCCTGTGCACAATCAACACGCCTACCATTTCTGACGTCACCGACATATTCAATGTCTTTCACAGCACTCTGTGCCACGACACAGTGGAAACCCTGTGCCACGACACAGTGGAAACGTCCGGGCCAACCGGGGAAGGTCACACTGGAACTGGTAATTATACATACTTTTTGAGCCCATGAAGGCCTTTTTTATAGCTCAGTCACTGAAGATTGGTCACTGAGGCAGGCGGCCATGGGCAACTCACTTTAGGCAGGTGCGTGCATTGGTCCACGTAAACGGTGTATGGAGTGTTCATGCG comes from Dermacentor andersoni chromosome 9, qqDerAnde1_hic_scaffold, whole genome shotgun sequence and encodes:
- the LOC129383985 gene encoding uncharacterized protein; the protein is MFTIDLRESDIDRVTQVRHICRELKNVIRRNRFVISFSLPTEERECSNDPFVREALRHNVMLVNQAVRFVNGSLEKTDALAFETLHNCLSVQSSLRVNFNISDEAALGKIAEARERLAFNYFTLAGVVKDKIVCRPHRKGKTTFDKLGKDMQARICSYLCLNDVMDI